The DNA sequence ATAGCTATTCCCCTTCTAGTGAAATTAAGCCTAGAAGAGAGAAATTAAATCGTCAAATTCATGGGTGTCCATTATTTCTTGCTAAAAAACTCACCTTTCAGCACTACATCAACATTGTTACCGAGCGCTATGAGCGGCTGCAACATCTTGAGCACGAGCTACAAATGATTGCCCAAGACTGGTGTTGGTATCCACTGGTGCAATATTTAACGGTACTCAGAGGCATACGGTTTTTATCGGCCATTACTTTAGTCGCCGAACTGGGAGATATGCGCCGCTTTGCTAACCCGCGTTCACTGATGAACTTTGTCGGTTTAACCCCATCAGAGTACTCCAGTGGGAACCGACAAAAGCAAGGTGGAATTACCAAGTGTGGTAATACTCATGCTCGGCGAATACTAATAGAAGCCGCCTGGGCCTATCGCTTTGCCCCCAAAGTCTCCCGCGAGTTACAGATTAGACAACAAGACCAATCACTGAATTTACAGCAGCGTTCATGGGAGGCTCAGCTTCGATTATGCCGACGCTTTGCCCAACTCAAACATCGTGGCAAAGAACACAACAAAGTGGTGACCGCAGTAGCCAGAGAGCTATTGGGTTACATCTGGGACATTGCCCAACGCTTTGACCCACAAAGCCAACATATAGGGTAGAAATAGAAACAAGCTAACAGGTTAAAACAACTTGAATGAGTAAGACCGGCGGCAGCGGTGAGAGCAACCCTCGAGGGCGTTAAGCGATGTAAACTCGCGCACATAGACTGAGGCAAGGCTGCTAAATAAACTACAGGCGCAAACAATACATAACGAAGAGTTGCGATAACCAACTCGCCCTCTCTTTTATATCAGCAAGGTCAACCGCCGACACTTACTTGCCAAAGGTCTCTCATTCAGGTTTTCTATGCCGGTATTAATCGGTAGGAATAGACTCGTGCGTGTTGACAGTGGGGATCATATCAACGCCCGCATCACGGGCAATTGAATGTTGGACTGCTTTTTTGCAGTCTTTGCTTTTCGCAAAAAACCGGCCGACGTTTAATTGTCGCTGTGCATGCGATTGTTAGTTGCCGTTTATTTAACATTACCGTTGAACTTTAATAATGACTGTTTATATATTAAATAATTTCCAAAAGTCATTGCAGCAAGCGGGATTAAAGGTATTACCCAATAAAGCACATGCCCAAATAAAACCCCTGTAGAGAAATCATATTCAGAAAAAATTGTACCCATAAAAATGAATATCGCTAAAAGTAAAACTGTTAACAACATTGCTACCAAAAAAAGTACAATTCCAGTGAATTTATTCAAAACTATTTACATCCTCAGTTTCAGTAATGATTGGCAACTAACGCCGCGCTCTGCGGCAAATTTGGAGCTCAGCGTAAAATTTGTCCGACAGCAGCGCCTTGTTAGCATTAGGCGGCTTGAAGCTGGTTAATTAATCGAAATGTACCATTTTTTAAGGGCAGTGAAACCTTCCCTGAGCGGTCATAGCCATATTTCATTAAGTGATACATCAACGATAATATAGAGTTACTTAAACTATATAAAAGTGAAATATCATTACCATTAATACTCAAATCAAAGCTGCTAGGATTTTTCATCCATTCTGAGTTTCTCAGAACTGCTTCTTGATCATGTATTGCACCTTTGTAGGGGTACCATACGCCATGAGTGTGTTGATAATTAACCTTATTTCTAACTTGAGAAGGCCAATTACCTTTAGCTGCACCAGATTTATGTATTGCCGCTTTGATATTTGATATTAATGTTATCGCTTCTGATTTATGCGCCCCTAAACCTGTCGTATTAGAAACATTATCAATCAACCATATTAGCAACCCTGAAAATGATGACCATGTATCAGCATGGGAATCTTTTAATTTCTTAAATTTCATTTCGTTATTAGAAATTGAAGAAAAATAAAAGCCATTTTCTATACTTGTAACGCCACCATCAAGCTGAGTTGTCTTCGCTATTTCCAATACTTTGTCAACATGGTCATTTTCCAACTGGCTACAAGCTTGACCAAAAATACGCAATATAGCGTGTACTGAAAAAAAAGCCGCATAATACATTTGAACTGAAGCCCAACTTGTACTTTTAGGTAATTGGCTAACTTTTCCTATGCTCCACATTGATTCTATAGCCGCTTGAGCAAACCTATTGCTGTCATTTGCTAATGATATGTGGAGAATTTCTTTTTGCTGAAATCGAAGTTCAAATTCAACAGCTCTATTTCTTGCAGAAGGTACTAATGTATTCGAAAGAAGATAGTGGCCATTCGCAACCCAAGCCTTTAAATCCGACTCGGTTGAAGAGTTTACTTCAAATATTTCATTCATAGAAAGTTGGTGAAGTATTTTAATTTCAGGCGTCATCTATAGAGTAAACTCCTGCTTTAATGACTCTTCTAGGTGATCGACAATAGGTTTATATGCATTCGTAGGATTTTCAATCTTGGCAGGCTTTATCCGTTGACCAGTAATTTGAGTAAATTCATAGTAATTATCAACAGAATAGATTGCTCCAAATCTATCTTTTACTCTTGCTGTAATTATCGGAAAGAAACCTGAGATCGCTTTAAATACTGTTGTATTAAACGCTTGCTCTTCTAAATGATGGGGGACTAAAACACCTTCATTAAAAGCCACTAAATAGGAATTAAATATTTCATATATTTCATCAGGGCTTTTGTTACCAAATACTTTCACCAATGGCTTAACAGCTGTATTAAAAACAGACCGGGTTATTTTTCCCTTCACTCTTTTCGATGCTGACAGCCTATTGTATAGCGCACTGTCATTTTCATTTAAAAATATGTCAAACAGCTCCCTAAGGTATTGTTCTGTATCGCTCTCATACTCTGCCATTTTTTTTATGTCTAGCAGTAGCTCTGTAGGAACCCCTTTTTGCTTAGAGTTAATATCAATAAACAATCTAGACTCATCACGTTTGGAAAGATTTTCGTAAACGACAACTGGGATTCTAAGCGCGGTTTCCGCAAGCTTAAAACCATAAACTCGATGCTGACCATCAATAATTAAAAATGCTTTACTAATTTTATCAAAACTAACCGATTTCTTTTTGGAATCGTATATAAAACCACTGTCTTCTTGGGCTGAAAGTACAATTGAACTAGGAATTGTACCTAAGCCAGAATCAATATAACTCGCTATTTCTGAGGCTCTTTTTTTATCTAACTCACGTTGAAACCCCTCGATAGGATTTTCATCACGATTCACGACAAAACATGTCTCTGCAAGTACATCACTTGGCATGGTAAAAGAATAAAACCTATGCTCTCCTTGCCGTACAAGGCTCACACTGCCAAAGCTTTCTCTATCTGTCATCGTTTTTCCTTTGGTTATAATTGCAACTTGCTAATTTAGAATGCTAACAGCTTATTAATAGGAAAAATTCCTTGTTTAAACAAGGAATTTTTCCTCTTATCATACATTTGATAAAAACAAGGTTATCACCTTTCCTAAGCTGTATCAGCCACCTAGCTCGAAAAATAACAAAAACATCAGCATGAAAGTATGCAATCACTTGCAGAAAGTAGGAATTGCAACAACACTGTATAAAAAAGGCTCTTCACCGAATGTAGTGGAAACACTTTCAACAAACATTAATGAGCGAGATAATAAGTAAACGTTCATTAATACCTCGCTACTATGCAAGACACCACGCTTTATCAATCTATTCTTGGATTAACTCATCCTTGGACTGTTTCATCGGTTGAACTCAATGAGTCTACCCAAACTATCACCGTACGCGTTGACTATGACCGAGCTTCATTAACGGCTTGCCCCTCTTGCGGTAAGGCTGTTCGTCGCCACGATACTCGGCGGCGGGTTTGGCGACATTTAGATACCTGTCAGTTTGAAACACGCATTGAAGCTGAAGTACCTCGAGCTGATTGCCCAGAGCATGGAGTGCAAACACTTCAAGTGCCTTGGGCCACGAGTAAGAGCCGCTACACAGAGCTGTTTGAGGCTCGCGTTATAGACATGCTTAAAGTCAGTTCCTTATACGAAGTGAGTAAAACCTATCGGCTTAGTTGGGGAGCCATTGACCGCATTATGGCACGAGCCGTTCAACGCGGCCAGGCCGCCAGGACCTCCATCAACTACCAAGACCTACTGGTGGATGAAACGGCATTTAAGAAAGGCCATGACTATGTGACGGTATTATCTAATCGTGATGGCCAGGTGATATCGGTTGAGGATGGACGAACAGGCCAGAGTTTATCAGCTTGCTTTAAGGCATTGCCCCCTGAATCAAAAGTGGATACGCGCTCTATATCAATGGACATGAGTAGAGCGTATATAAGCGCAGCCTATGACTATTTTGGTGAGCGGGCTAAGCAGATGATAGCCATAGACCATTTTCATATCGCAAAGGTCCTTACTAAAGCGGTTAATGAAGTGAGAAAAAGCGAACTCATGGAGTTGCCCCACCACTTAAAAAGAGAATGCCACCAAACACGATATGGATGGTTAAAACGAAACAGCCACCTGCATGGGACATTGAGAGAAAGAGTGAATGCGCTGGCCAAAATGATGCAAAACACAGGGTTGAGCTGGATATTTAAAGAGCAAGCAAGAGCCATTTGGTATGGCCATGCAGCTAACGCCAAGGCAGCTTGGAATGATTGGTTAGCACTCATAGAGGTCAGTCAAATCAGGCCCATGATGACAGCAGCAGAAACCGTGAAAACGCACTTAAACGGCATCATCAATGCGATGCGTTATAAGGTATCAAATGGCTTGGCGGAAGCGATAAATGGAAACATTCAGCGCCTAAAAATACGCGCAATGGGCTTTAGAAACAAAGAGCGCTTTAAGCGAGCCATTCTATTTCACTTTGGAGGGCTTGATATGACTTTCCACCAAGAACGGTGAAGAGCCATAAAAAACAGTAACAAGGATTGCTATGAGCTCGCCCTATCTCAGCTATATAGAAGAAAAAATGCGAACTAAGCGCTTTAGGGAATCCACTATTCGTAGCTACCGACAGTGGATAAAACGCTTTATTTTATTTCATCACAAAAAACACCCTAGCGACTTACATAATCATGAAGTTGAGCAATTCCTCAGCCACTTAGCCAATCAAAGGAACTTGGCTCCGCAAAGCCAAGCAGTGGCACTAAACGCTTTGGTCTTTCTTTATAAAGAGCTTGTTAATAAGCCTTTATCACTTCAATTAGACTTTCGCCATAGCAAGCGTCAAGCCAAACTGCCTGTTGTACTCACTCGCCACGAGGTTACCGCATTAATAGATGCGCTTTCCCCACCACACGTATTAATGGCTCAACTCATGTATGGTAGCGGCCTGCGAAAAACCGAAATGTTACGTTTACGTATTAAAGATATTGATTTTGACTATTTCGGTATTGAAGTATGGGACGCCAAAGGAGGTAAGCATAGGCGTGTGACACTGGCAAAGTCACTGGTTGCGGCAATACAAAAGCAAATTACTGTTGCCTATCAGTACTATCAGAGTGACAAGCTAAAAAACGAATATGCCGGCGTATATTTACCTTATGCTCTTGCTAAGAAGTACCCGGCGGCCCCACACGACTTTGCTTGGCATTATTTGTTTCCTTCGCACTCTTTAAGTAGAGATCCCAACGATGGCTGCATTCGCCGCCATCATCTAGACCCAAGCGGTATTCAAAAAGCGCTTAAGGCTGCCAGAATAAAAACTCACATTCGTAAACCCATCACTTGCCATACCCTGCGCCACTCTTTTGCTACGCATTTATTGCAACGAGGTACAGATATTCGCACCATTCAAGCCCAGCTAGGTCACAGTGATATTAGAACCACTCAGATTTATACCCATGTACTTAATATGGGGGCCGATGGCGTGGCTAGCCCACTAGACATGGTTTAAGACAAATTATGCAAAGCTGGTGAAAACTCTATATCTGAATGTTGTACTAAGGTAGGCGTGGTTAAGCTTAGGCCTTGCTCAATGCTAACTTGCACAAAACGTTGTGCTCCCGGGTAAGGTTTTAGCTG is a window from the Agarivorans sp. TSD2052 genome containing:
- a CDS encoding DGQHR domain-containing protein, with the protein product MTDRESFGSVSLVRQGEHRFYSFTMPSDVLAETCFVVNRDENPIEGFQRELDKKRASEIASYIDSGLGTIPSSIVLSAQEDSGFIYDSKKKSVSFDKISKAFLIIDGQHRVYGFKLAETALRIPVVVYENLSKRDESRLFIDINSKQKGVPTELLLDIKKMAEYESDTEQYLRELFDIFLNENDSALYNRLSASKRVKGKITRSVFNTAVKPLVKVFGNKSPDEIYEIFNSYLVAFNEGVLVPHHLEEQAFNTTVFKAISGFFPIITARVKDRFGAIYSVDNYYEFTQITGQRIKPAKIENPTNAYKPIVDHLEESLKQEFTL
- a CDS encoding transposase, which gives rise to MVTSASHSYSPSSEIKPRREKLNRQIHGCPLFLAKKLTFQHYINIVTERYERLQHLEHELQMIAQDWCWYPLVQYLTVLRGIRFLSAITLVAELGDMRRFANPRSLMNFVGLTPSEYSSGNRQKQGGITKCGNTHARRILIEAAWAYRFAPKVSRELQIRQQDQSLNLQQRSWEAQLRLCRRFAQLKHRGKEHNKVVTAVARELLGYIWDIAQRFDPQSQHIG
- a CDS encoding ISL3 family transposase, which produces MQDTTLYQSILGLTHPWTVSSVELNESTQTITVRVDYDRASLTACPSCGKAVRRHDTRRRVWRHLDTCQFETRIEAEVPRADCPEHGVQTLQVPWATSKSRYTELFEARVIDMLKVSSLYEVSKTYRLSWGAIDRIMARAVQRGQAARTSINYQDLLVDETAFKKGHDYVTVLSNRDGQVISVEDGRTGQSLSACFKALPPESKVDTRSISMDMSRAYISAAYDYFGERAKQMIAIDHFHIAKVLTKAVNEVRKSELMELPHHLKRECHQTRYGWLKRNSHLHGTLRERVNALAKMMQNTGLSWIFKEQARAIWYGHAANAKAAWNDWLALIEVSQIRPMMTAAETVKTHLNGIINAMRYKVSNGLAEAINGNIQRLKIRAMGFRNKERFKRAILFHFGGLDMTFHQER
- a CDS encoding integron integrase, translated to MSSPYLSYIEEKMRTKRFRESTIRSYRQWIKRFILFHHKKHPSDLHNHEVEQFLSHLANQRNLAPQSQAVALNALVFLYKELVNKPLSLQLDFRHSKRQAKLPVVLTRHEVTALIDALSPPHVLMAQLMYGSGLRKTEMLRLRIKDIDFDYFGIEVWDAKGGKHRRVTLAKSLVAAIQKQITVAYQYYQSDKLKNEYAGVYLPYALAKKYPAAPHDFAWHYLFPSHSLSRDPNDGCIRRHHLDPSGIQKALKAARIKTHIRKPITCHTLRHSFATHLLQRGTDIRTIQAQLGHSDIRTTQIYTHVLNMGADGVASPLDMV